One window from the genome of Erwinia sorbitola encodes:
- the aaeX gene encoding p-hydroxybenzoic acid efflux pump operon protein AaeX, with protein sequence MSVLPVVVVFGMSFPPIFFEIIVSLMVFWLVRRLIMPTGLYDLVWHPALFNTALYCCLFYLVSRFFV encoded by the coding sequence ATGAGTGTACTTCCGGTTGTTGTGGTGTTCGGGATGTCATTCCCACCCATATTTTTTGAAATTATTGTGTCGCTGATGGTGTTCTGGCTGGTGCGCCGTTTAATCATGCCGACTGGTCTGTACGATCTGGTCTGGCATCCGGCACTGTTTAATACTGCACTTTACTGCTGCCTGTTTTATCTGGTATCCCGGTTTTTCGTCTGA
- the aaeA gene encoding p-hydroxybenzoic acid efflux pump subunit AaeA codes for MKALTRKIARFAITLLLVIIAIVLIFRIWVFYTESPWTRDAKFTADVVAIAPDVSGLITDVRVHDNQLVQKDQVLFVIDQPRYQRALEGAEADVAYYQAILNEKRREAVRRNKLGISAMSREAIDQANNDYQTTEHQLAKAIATRDLSKLDLARTVVRAPSAGWITNLNVYTGEFITRGSTSVALVKQNSFYVLAYMEETKLEGVRPGYRVEITPLGSNHVLYGSVNSVAAGVTNSSSTDDSKGMATIDSNLEWVRLAQRVPVRIHLDKQPGNLYPSGTTATVVVTGEHDRQHQDMSPFMKLLHRLREFG; via the coding sequence GTGAAAGCTCTAACAAGAAAGATTGCTCGTTTCGCCATCACTTTGCTGCTGGTGATCATCGCGATTGTCCTGATTTTCCGCATCTGGGTGTTCTATACCGAATCCCCGTGGACGCGTGACGCCAAATTTACCGCCGATGTGGTGGCGATTGCGCCCGATGTCAGCGGTCTGATTACCGATGTGCGTGTGCATGACAACCAGCTGGTACAGAAAGATCAGGTGCTGTTTGTCATTGACCAGCCACGTTATCAAAGAGCCCTGGAAGGGGCAGAAGCAGATGTTGCTTACTACCAGGCAATACTGAATGAAAAACGCCGTGAAGCGGTGCGTCGTAACAAGCTGGGCATTTCCGCGATGTCGCGTGAAGCTATCGACCAGGCAAATAATGATTATCAGACCACCGAGCATCAGCTGGCAAAAGCTATCGCTACTCGCGATCTGTCAAAGCTGGATCTGGCGCGTACGGTGGTCAGAGCGCCTTCAGCAGGCTGGATAACCAACCTCAATGTCTATACCGGTGAGTTTATCACCCGTGGTTCAACCTCAGTAGCGTTGGTAAAGCAGAATTCATTCTATGTGCTGGCCTACATGGAAGAGACCAAGCTTGAGGGGGTTCGTCCCGGTTATCGTGTGGAGATCACCCCGCTTGGCAGCAACCATGTTTTGTACGGCTCCGTGAACAGCGTGGCGGCAGGGGTGACCAACAGCAGCAGCACCGACGACAGTAAAGGGATGGCGACCATTGACTCGAATCTGGAGTGGGTGCGCCTGGCGCAGCGAGTGCCGGTGCGCATTCATCTCGATAAGCAGCCGGGTAACCTTTATCCATCAGGCACTACCGCGACAGTTGTGGTGACGGGGGAACATGACCGCCAGCATCAGGATATGTCACCGTTTATGAAGCTGTTGCATCGCCTGCGTGAGTTTGGCTGA
- the aaeB gene encoding p-hydroxybenzoic acid efflux pump subunit AaeB, producing MQWYRLRFPIKLTFAILLALFVGFEFNLETPRWAVMTAAIVAGGTAFAAGGDPFSGALRHRGMLRIIGTFIGCIAAVTIMVATIRAPVVMLLLCCIWAGVCVWISSLMKVENSYALGLAGYTALIIVITVDASGSLQLAPRFAIERCSEIIIGIVCAILADMLFSPRSIKQDIDREIDALLVEQYRLMQLCVANADKEEVDKCWAGLVRRTTALNGMRSNLLMESGRWQKVERRLRVMNTLSLTLITQACETFLIQHTRQEYVPSQFHLFFEKPVNSIADVHNRMKVMRRVITVSGSKNTPITIRTWVGAASRYLLLLKGVHTNSSISRIEEEILNTEPVVKMRSAETRHALVNGLRTFVAIAVGSLFWLWTGWTSASGAVVMLGVITSLAMRTPNPQMVAKDFVYGMITAFPVGALYYMFVMPNTQQSMLLLCIALGLFAFICGIFIQRRQIGTLGLLVGTLNILTLDNPMTFGVSAFLDSALGQAIGPVVALLVMLLIRDTSKARVGQTLLNRLMYAAVSALTTNAARRKENHLPALYQQLFMLMNIFPGDIDRYRLALTLIIGHQRMRDADVPVNPDLSAFHKQMRHTADRVISASSEDKKRYYFERLLGEFEIYQQKLQQYEAPLGVTEPVARLAAVLKKYQNSLIKI from the coding sequence ATGCAGTGGTATCGTCTGCGTTTCCCCATCAAACTGACTTTTGCCATTCTGCTGGCGCTGTTTGTCGGGTTTGAATTTAACCTGGAAACCCCGCGCTGGGCAGTGATGACCGCTGCTATTGTCGCCGGGGGTACGGCTTTTGCGGCGGGTGGCGATCCGTTCTCTGGCGCGCTTCGCCATCGCGGCATGTTGCGTATTATCGGCACATTTATTGGCTGTATTGCCGCCGTAACCATTATGGTTGCCACCATTCGTGCACCGGTGGTGATGTTGCTACTGTGCTGTATCTGGGCCGGGGTTTGCGTGTGGATCTCTTCACTGATGAAAGTGGAGAACTCCTACGCGCTGGGCCTGGCGGGCTATACAGCACTGATCATTGTGATTACCGTTGATGCCAGTGGTTCATTGCAGCTGGCTCCCCGCTTTGCTATTGAGCGTTGCAGTGAAATCATTATCGGCATTGTCTGTGCCATTCTGGCCGACATGCTGTTTTCACCGCGTTCAATTAAACAGGATATCGATCGTGAAATTGATGCACTGCTGGTGGAACAGTACCGGTTGATGCAGCTCTGTGTGGCAAATGCAGATAAAGAGGAAGTGGATAAATGCTGGGCGGGTCTGGTGCGCCGCACCACCGCGCTCAACGGGATGCGCAGCAATTTGCTGATGGAGTCAGGCCGCTGGCAGAAAGTGGAGCGCCGTCTGCGGGTGATGAATACCCTGTCGCTCACGCTGATTACCCAGGCCTGTGAAACCTTCCTGATCCAGCATACTCGCCAGGAATATGTTCCCTCGCAGTTCCATCTGTTCTTCGAAAAACCGGTTAACAGTATTGCCGATGTTCATAACCGGATGAAAGTTATGCGCCGGGTGATTACCGTCAGCGGCAGCAAGAATACGCCGATAACTATCCGTACCTGGGTGGGGGCGGCCAGCCGCTATCTGCTGCTGTTAAAAGGAGTACACACCAACAGCAGCATCAGCCGCATAGAAGAAGAGATACTGAATACCGAACCTGTGGTTAAAATGCGCTCCGCTGAAACCCGCCATGCACTGGTTAACGGCCTGCGTACTTTTGTTGCCATTGCCGTTGGTTCACTGTTCTGGCTGTGGACTGGCTGGACGTCAGCCAGCGGTGCAGTGGTGATGCTTGGCGTGATTACCTCACTGGCCATGCGTACGCCCAATCCCCAGATGGTGGCTAAAGACTTTGTTTACGGCATGATTACCGCTTTCCCTGTGGGGGCGCTGTATTACATGTTTGTGATGCCGAACACGCAGCAAAGTATGCTGCTGCTCTGTATCGCATTGGGTCTGTTCGCCTTTATTTGCGGCATTTTCATTCAGCGCCGTCAGATTGGTACGCTGGGGCTGCTGGTGGGGACGCTCAATATCCTGACGCTGGATAACCCGATGACGTTTGGCGTAAGTGCGTTTCTTGATAGCGCACTCGGCCAGGCGATTGGGCCGGTGGTTGCACTGCTGGTGATGCTGCTGATCCGTGATACGTCGAAAGCCCGCGTCGGGCAGACGTTGCTGAACCGCCTGATGTATGCGGCAGTCTCTGCGCTCACCACCAATGCTGCGCGCCGGAAAGAGAACCACCTGCCTGCGCTCTATCAGCAGCTGTTTATGTTGATGAATATCTTCCCTGGCGATATCGATAGATACCGGCTGGCGCTGACGCTGATTATCGGGCACCAGCGCATGCGCGATGCGGATGTACCGGTGAATCCCGATCTCTCTGCTTTCCACAAACAGATGCGTCATACCGCTGACCGGGTTATTTCTGCCAGCAGCGAAGATAAAAAACGCTATTATTTTGAACGCCTGCTGGGAGAGTTCGAGATTTACCAGCAAAAGCTACAGCAGTATGAAGCGCCACTCGGGGTGACTGAGCCGGTTGCACGACTCGCTGCGGTGCTGAAGAAATATCAGAATAGCCTGATCAAAATATGA
- a CDS encoding barstar family protein, which translates to MRKESFDFNVIVDQAHFYRQFSERFALEVSAINDLDSLWDAITLPRVPLPLEIEFINLGSGQKRRYGALILLFDEAEEELEGQLRFNVR; encoded by the coding sequence ATGAGAAAAGAGAGTTTTGATTTTAATGTGATTGTCGATCAGGCGCATTTCTACCGTCAGTTCAGTGAACGGTTTGCGCTTGAGGTCAGTGCGATAAACGATCTGGACAGCCTTTGGGATGCCATCACGCTGCCACGGGTACCGCTGCCGCTGGAAATAGAGTTTATCAATCTGGGAAGTGGTCAGAAGCGACGCTATGGTGCGCTAATTTTGCTGTTTGATGAGGCCGAAGAGGAGCTGGAGGGGCAACTCCGCTTTAATGTCCGGTAA
- the yhcN gene encoding peroxide/acid stress response protein YhcN, with product MKITTTIAALSLFSAISFGASAAQLVNSQQAENLQSAGTITLSGVAGTPSDIRQQLSQKADREGASAYRIIEARNQDSWHATAEIYK from the coding sequence ATGAAAATTACAACAACCATCGCTGCATTGAGCCTGTTCTCTGCTATCAGCTTCGGCGCATCTGCTGCGCAGCTGGTGAATAGCCAACAGGCTGAGAATTTGCAATCTGCGGGGACAATTACGTTGAGTGGCGTGGCGGGTACACCGTCGGATATCCGTCAGCAGTTATCGCAAAAAGCTGACCGTGAAGGTGCCAGTGCTTATCGTATTATCGAAGCACGCAATCAGGATAGCTGGCACGCAACCGCCGAGATCTACAAGTAA
- the yhcN gene encoding peroxide/acid stress response protein YhcN, whose amino-acid sequence MKTTFTIAALTLASALSFGASAANLVTNQQVASQNLQSVGTVSVSGIDGTPTDIRQALSDKADQQGATSYRVIEARNDGNYHATAELYK is encoded by the coding sequence ATGAAAACCACATTTACTATCGCTGCATTAACACTTGCCTCTGCTCTCTCTTTCGGTGCCAGCGCTGCTAACCTGGTCACTAATCAGCAAGTCGCCAGCCAGAACCTGCAGTCTGTCGGGACTGTGAGCGTCAGCGGCATCGACGGTACGCCAACGGATATCCGTCAGGCGCTGTCAGATAAGGCCGATCAGCAGGGCGCTACCTCTTACCGCGTAATTGAAGCGCGTAATGACGGTAACTACCACGCAACTGCTGAACTGTATAAATAA
- the yhcN gene encoding peroxide/acid stress response protein YhcN, translated as MNVKTTIAALSVLSALSFGSFAAESINSDQAKDLQSIGVISVSGITGSPMDIHQALNNKATEKGASAYRVIEDYENGNWHATAELYK; from the coding sequence ATGAACGTTAAAACTACTATTGCTGCATTAAGCGTGTTATCTGCGCTGTCATTTGGCTCTTTTGCCGCTGAATCCATTAATAGCGATCAGGCGAAGGATCTGCAATCTATCGGCGTGATCAGCGTCAGTGGCATTACCGGTTCGCCTATGGATATCCATCAGGCACTGAATAATAAAGCAACCGAGAAAGGTGCCAGTGCTTACCGCGTTATCGAAGATTATGAGAACGGTAACTGGCACGCGACAGCCGAGCTGTACAAATAA
- the argR gene encoding transcriptional regulator ArgR, with amino-acid sequence MRNPSKQEDLIKAFKALLKEEKFSSQGEIVSALQEEGFENINQSKVSRMLTKFGAVRTRNAKMEMVYCLPAELGVPTTTSPLKNLVLDIDFNDALVVIHTSPGAAQLIARLLDSLGKAEGILGTIAGDDTIFITPARAFTVKQLYDAVLVLFEQEL; translated from the coding sequence ATGCGTAACCCATCGAAACAAGAAGATCTGATCAAGGCTTTCAAGGCCTTACTCAAGGAAGAAAAATTCAGCTCGCAGGGCGAAATAGTCAGTGCACTTCAGGAGGAAGGTTTCGAAAACATTAATCAGTCGAAAGTTTCCCGTATGCTGACGAAGTTTGGCGCCGTGCGCACGCGCAATGCGAAAATGGAAATGGTGTATTGCCTGCCCGCAGAACTTGGCGTGCCTACCACCACCAGCCCGCTGAAAAATCTGGTACTGGATATCGACTTCAACGACGCGCTGGTAGTGATTCACACCAGTCCGGGTGCAGCGCAGCTGATCGCGCGCCTGCTCGACTCCCTCGGGAAAGCAGAAGGCATTCTCGGGACTATCGCCGGTGATGACACCATCTTTATTACCCCTGCGCGTGCCTTTACAGTGAAGCAGCTCTACGATGCAGTTCTGGTACTGTTTGAACAAGAGTTATAA
- the mdh gene encoding malate dehydrogenase, which produces MKVAVLGAAGGIGQALALLLKTQLPAGSELSLYDIAPVTPGVAVDLSHIPTAVKIEGFSGEDATPALKGADVVLISAGVARKPGMDRSDLFNVNAGIVRNLIEQVASTSPKALIAIITNPVNTTVAIAAEVLKKAGVYDKNRLFGVTTLDIIRANTFVAALKGKQPQELNVPVVGGHSGVTILPLLSQIPGVQFTEQEAADLTKRIQNAGTEVVEAKAGGGSATLSMGQAGALFGLSLVRALNGESNIVECAYVEGDGEHARFFSQPLLLGKNGIVERRPIGTLSAFEQRSLEGMLDTLKKDIVLGEEFVK; this is translated from the coding sequence ATGAAAGTTGCAGTCCTCGGTGCAGCAGGTGGTATTGGCCAGGCTCTGGCCCTCCTGCTTAAAACTCAGCTTCCGGCAGGTTCAGAACTCTCCCTCTATGATATCGCCCCGGTCACGCCCGGTGTAGCGGTTGATTTAAGCCATATCCCTACCGCAGTTAAAATCGAAGGTTTCAGTGGTGAAGATGCTACTCCGGCGCTAAAAGGTGCTGATGTGGTGCTAATCTCTGCGGGTGTGGCGCGTAAACCCGGCATGGATCGTTCAGATCTTTTCAACGTAAATGCCGGAATTGTGCGTAATCTGATTGAACAGGTCGCTTCGACCAGTCCAAAAGCGCTCATTGCAATCATTACTAACCCGGTAAATACCACCGTGGCGATTGCTGCTGAAGTGCTGAAAAAAGCAGGCGTTTACGACAAAAACAGACTGTTCGGCGTGACCACGCTGGATATTATCCGTGCCAATACCTTTGTTGCTGCGCTGAAGGGCAAACAGCCACAGGAATTGAACGTGCCAGTGGTGGGTGGACATTCAGGCGTAACCATTCTGCCGTTGTTGTCACAGATTCCGGGCGTACAGTTTACCGAGCAGGAAGCTGCCGATCTGACTAAACGTATTCAGAATGCCGGTACTGAAGTTGTCGAAGCGAAAGCAGGTGGCGGATCGGCGACTCTGTCAATGGGGCAGGCGGGTGCACTGTTTGGTCTGTCGCTGGTGCGTGCGTTGAACGGTGAAAGCAATATTGTTGAATGTGCCTATGTTGAAGGGGATGGCGAGCACGCTCGTTTCTTCTCGCAGCCGCTGTTGCTGGGTAAAAATGGTATTGTTGAGCGTCGTCCGATCGGCACCCTGAGCGCGTTTGAACAGCGGTCGCTGGAAGGCATGCTGGACACACTGAAGAAAGATATTGTACTGGGCGAAGAGTTCGTTAAGTAA
- the degS gene encoding outer membrane-stress sensor serine endopeptidase DegS: protein MFLKILRSVIFGLIVAGILLLAVPGLRLGSDLLSSTSSSTSEEPVSYNSGVRRAAPAVVYVYNRSASGATDVLGSGVIMDPRGYILTNKHVINDASQIIVNLQDGRYFEAMLVGSDSLTDLAVLKINASNLPVIPINPQRVAHVGDLVMAIGNPYNIGQTVTQGIIGATGRVGLSPSRHQDFLQTDASINRGNSGGALINSLGELMGINTLSFDKSSNGETPEGLGFAIPTKLATKVMEKLIRDGRVIRGYIGITGQEFRRSSGMDTGIEHPQVQGIVVTVVKAGGPADVAGIQVNDTITRVNNVQAASPLETMDQVAEIRPGTVINVEISRDGKKITLPVTVQEYPEDNQGQ from the coding sequence ATGTTTCTTAAAATTTTGCGTTCAGTGATCTTTGGCCTGATTGTGGCCGGTATTCTTCTGCTAGCTGTGCCCGGCCTCAGGCTCGGGAGCGACCTGCTGTCCAGCACCAGCAGCAGTACCAGCGAAGAACCCGTCAGTTACAATTCTGGTGTGCGACGCGCAGCACCTGCGGTGGTCTACGTCTATAATCGCAGCGCCAGTGGTGCCACCGATGTGCTCGGTTCAGGGGTGATTATGGATCCCCGGGGCTATATCCTGACCAATAAACATGTGATTAACGATGCCAGCCAGATTATCGTCAACCTACAGGATGGCCGCTATTTTGAAGCCATGCTGGTCGGCTCTGATTCCCTGACCGATCTGGCTGTGTTGAAAATTAATGCTTCTAATCTGCCGGTAATCCCTATCAATCCTCAGCGCGTCGCCCATGTCGGTGACCTGGTAATGGCGATTGGTAACCCTTACAACATCGGCCAGACGGTGACGCAGGGTATTATCGGTGCCACCGGACGTGTTGGCCTCAGCCCCTCCCGTCATCAGGACTTTCTGCAAACCGATGCATCGATTAACCGCGGCAACTCCGGCGGCGCGTTGATTAATTCCCTTGGAGAGCTGATGGGGATTAATACCCTGTCGTTTGATAAAAGCAGTAACGGTGAGACACCTGAAGGACTCGGTTTTGCTATCCCGACTAAGCTGGCCACCAAAGTGATGGAGAAGCTGATCCGTGATGGCCGGGTTATCCGCGGTTATATCGGTATTACGGGCCAGGAGTTCCGGCGTTCAAGCGGGATGGATACGGGAATCGAACACCCTCAGGTACAGGGTATTGTGGTGACCGTTGTTAAAGCAGGCGGGCCGGCCGATGTTGCCGGTATTCAGGTTAACGATACTATTACCCGGGTTAATAACGTTCAGGCTGCTTCTCCACTGGAAACCATGGATCAGGTAGCGGAAATCCGGCCGGGAACAGTCATTAACGTAGAGATCAGCCGCGATGGCAAAAAGATTACACTGCCGGTAACCGTACAAGAGTACCCTGAAGATAATCAAGGGCAGTAA
- the degQ gene encoding serine endoprotease DegQ: MKKRSFLLSALALSIGVNMTVVPASVASLPSQIQGEALPSLAPMLEKVLPAVVSVHVEGTESDDNQQQIPEQLKRFFEQNGQSAPGDDKAPEFEGLASGVIIDAAKGYVLTNNHVVSGADKISVQLSDGREFDAKLVGRDEQTDIALIQLNGATRLTQIKIADSDQLKVGDFAVAIGNPFGLGQTATSGIVSALGRSGLNLEGLENFIQTDAAINRGNSGGALVNLNGELIGLNTAILASSGGNIGIGFAIPSNMAMGLAQQLIQFGEVKRGQLGIKGTEMTADMAKAFNVDVQRGAFVNEVLPQSAAAKAGIKAGDIITSVDGKTIANFAELRVRIGTTPPGQEVKVGLLREGKPLTVSVKLDNSTQSSTSAELMTPALQGATLSDGAAKNGTKGVKVDEVEKSTPAAQFGLQKDDVIVGVNRTPVQNLAELRKLLEAKPPLLALNVMRGDENIYLLLP; the protein is encoded by the coding sequence ATGAAGAAGAGATCATTTCTGTTAAGCGCATTAGCCTTAAGTATTGGCGTCAATATGACCGTGGTACCCGCTTCAGTGGCATCGCTCCCCTCCCAGATTCAGGGAGAAGCGCTACCGAGCCTCGCTCCGATGCTGGAAAAGGTGTTACCTGCCGTGGTCAGCGTCCACGTTGAAGGCACCGAAAGCGACGACAACCAGCAGCAGATTCCCGAGCAGTTAAAACGTTTCTTTGAGCAAAATGGCCAGAGCGCGCCAGGTGACGATAAGGCCCCTGAGTTTGAAGGCCTGGCATCAGGCGTCATCATTGATGCGGCCAAAGGCTATGTACTGACCAATAATCATGTGGTCAGCGGTGCGGATAAAATCAGCGTCCAGTTAAGTGATGGCCGCGAGTTTGATGCCAAACTGGTTGGCCGTGATGAGCAGACCGATATTGCGCTGATCCAGCTCAATGGCGCAACGCGCCTTACTCAAATCAAAATAGCTGATTCCGATCAGCTTAAAGTCGGTGATTTTGCCGTTGCCATCGGTAACCCGTTTGGCCTCGGCCAGACCGCCACCTCCGGCATTGTCTCTGCTCTGGGCCGTAGCGGCCTGAATCTGGAAGGGTTGGAAAACTTTATCCAGACAGATGCGGCAATTAACCGGGGTAACTCGGGCGGGGCACTGGTGAACCTTAACGGTGAGCTGATCGGTCTGAATACCGCTATTCTGGCCTCCAGCGGGGGCAATATCGGCATCGGCTTTGCTATCCCAAGTAATATGGCAATGGGCCTGGCGCAGCAGCTGATCCAGTTTGGTGAAGTCAAACGTGGTCAGCTTGGTATTAAAGGTACCGAGATGACTGCTGATATGGCTAAAGCTTTTAATGTCGACGTTCAGCGCGGGGCCTTCGTTAATGAAGTGCTGCCACAGTCCGCGGCGGCCAAAGCAGGTATCAAAGCGGGTGATATTATTACCAGCGTTGATGGTAAAACTATCGCCAACTTTGCTGAGTTGCGGGTAAGAATCGGTACCACTCCGCCAGGTCAGGAGGTTAAGGTTGGCCTGCTGCGCGAAGGTAAACCACTCACTGTTAGCGTGAAGCTGGATAACAGCACCCAGAGCAGCACCAGCGCAGAACTGATGACGCCAGCTTTACAGGGCGCAACACTCAGTGACGGCGCTGCTAAAAATGGCACTAAAGGTGTAAAAGTTGATGAGGTCGAGAAATCGACTCCGGCCGCCCAGTTTGGCCTCCAGAAAGATGATGTCATTGTTGGCGTAAACCGTACGCCGGTACAGAATCTGGCGGAACTACGCAAACTGCTGGAAGCTAAACCACCACTGCTGGCGCTAAACGTGATGCGCGGCGATGAGAATATCTATCTGTTATTGCCATAA
- the zapG gene encoding Z-ring associated protein ZapG, with the protein MTWEYALIGLVVGIIIGAVAMRFGNKKLREQRSLQYELEKSKAELADYREELTNHFAHSAELLDNMARDYRQLYQHMAKGSNDLLPNLPGEKNPFAYQLTESEADNDQVPVQMPRDYPDSASGLLRGDRPAK; encoded by the coding sequence ATGACCTGGGAATATGCGCTTATTGGGTTAGTAGTTGGGATTATTATTGGCGCGGTCGCCATGCGTTTCGGCAATAAGAAACTGCGTGAGCAACGCAGCTTGCAGTACGAACTGGAAAAAAGTAAAGCCGAGCTGGCTGACTATCGTGAAGAGCTTACCAACCATTTTGCCCACAGTGCAGAGCTGCTGGACAATATGGCACGTGATTACCGTCAGCTTTATCAGCATATGGCTAAGGGTTCAAATGACCTGCTGCCGAACCTCCCGGGTGAGAAAAACCCGTTTGCGTATCAGCTGACTGAATCCGAGGCAGACAACGATCAGGTGCCAGTGCAAATGCCACGTGATTACCCGGACAGCGCCTCAGGCCTGTTGCGTGGCGATCGCCCGGCCAAATAG
- the zapE gene encoding cell division protein ZapE — MQTMSPLALYQQALENGEYQADEVQRAAMTRLDSIYQALTRISPPSSSASGGLFGKLSTLLGKNKNAVQTPARGLYMWGGVGRGKTWLMDLFFQSIPGERKQRLHFHRFMLRVHQELTELQGQSDPLQIVADRFKAETDLLCFDEFFVSDITDAMLLGTLMEALFSRGITLVATSNIPPDDLYRNGLQRARFIPAIEMIKQHCEIMNVDAGIDYRLRTLTSAHLWMTPLGEETSKEMERMFIALAGKPRAHHEPLEINHRQLSTLGMAEGVLAINFLALCGEGRSQHDYIELSRRFHSVLLYDVPVMIYKTEDQARRFLALVDEFYERHVKLVVSAEASLYEIYQGTRLKFEYQRCVSRLQEMQSEEYLRLPHLP, encoded by the coding sequence ATGCAAACGATGTCTCCTCTGGCGCTCTATCAGCAGGCGCTGGAAAACGGCGAGTATCAGGCCGATGAGGTACAGCGCGCGGCGATGACCCGTCTGGACAGTATCTATCAGGCATTAACCCGTATCAGCCCGCCATCTTCCTCTGCCAGCGGTGGGTTATTTGGTAAATTGAGCACGCTATTAGGAAAAAATAAAAACGCTGTTCAGACACCGGCGCGCGGCCTGTATATGTGGGGTGGCGTTGGCCGTGGCAAGACATGGCTAATGGATCTGTTTTTTCAGTCGATTCCTGGCGAGCGGAAGCAGCGTTTGCACTTCCACCGCTTTATGCTGCGGGTGCATCAGGAGCTGACCGAGCTACAGGGGCAGAGCGATCCGTTACAAATTGTTGCCGATCGTTTTAAAGCCGAGACTGATCTGCTGTGCTTTGACGAGTTTTTTGTCTCTGATATCACCGACGCGATGCTGCTAGGTACGCTGATGGAAGCGCTGTTCAGTCGTGGTATCACCCTGGTTGCCACCTCAAATATTCCTCCGGACGACCTCTATCGCAACGGTCTGCAACGAGCGCGCTTTATACCTGCGATTGAGATGATCAAACAGCACTGTGAGATTATGAACGTTGATGCGGGCATTGATTATCGTCTGCGCACGCTGACCTCAGCACATCTGTGGATGACGCCATTAGGTGAAGAGACATCGAAAGAGATGGAGCGCATGTTTATTGCGCTGGCGGGAAAGCCGCGTGCACATCACGAGCCGCTGGAAATTAATCACCGCCAGCTCTCAACGCTGGGGATGGCAGAAGGGGTGCTGGCGATAAATTTCCTGGCTTTATGCGGCGAAGGTCGCAGTCAACACGACTATATTGAACTGTCACGCCGTTTCCACAGCGTATTGCTGTATGATGTTCCGGTGATGATTTACAAGACTGAAGATCAGGCTCGACGTTTCCTGGCGTTGGTAGATGAATTCTACGAGCGTCACGTGAAGCTGGTGGTCTCGGCAGAAGCATCACTTTATGAGATTTACCAGGGTACGCGGCTGAAGTTTGAGTATCAGCGCTGCGTTTCCCGCTTGCAGGAGATGCAGAGCGAAGAGTACCTGCGGCTGCCGCATTTACCCTGA
- the rplM gene encoding 50S ribosomal protein L13 gives MKTFTAKPETVQRDWYVVDATGKTLGRLATELARRLRGKHKAEYTPHVDTGDYIIVLNAEKVAVTGNKRTDKIYYHHTGFVGGIKQATFEEMIARRPERVIEIAVKGMLPKGPLGRAMYRKLKVYAGNEHNHAAQQPQVLDI, from the coding sequence ATGAAAACTTTTACAGCTAAGCCAGAAACCGTCCAACGTGACTGGTATGTTGTTGACGCAACAGGCAAAACCTTAGGTCGCTTAGCGACCGAACTGGCTCGTCGTCTGCGCGGTAAGCACAAAGCGGAATATACTCCGCACGTCGATACAGGTGATTACATCATCGTTCTGAACGCTGAGAAAGTTGCCGTAACTGGTAACAAGCGTACTGACAAGATTTATTACCATCACACCGGCTTTGTCGGTGGTATCAAGCAAGCGACCTTCGAAGAGATGATTGCTCGCCGTCCTGAGCGTGTGATTGAAATCGCGGTTAAAGGCATGCTGCCAAAGGGCCCGCTGGGCCGTGCTATGTACCGTAAACTGAAAGTTTACGCGGGCAACGAGCACAACCATGCGGCACAGCAACCGCAAGTTCTTGACATTTAA